The Acidobacteriota bacterium DNA window TACATGTCGAATATTTTGCCCGGGTTCAGGATATTCCTCGGATCGAACTGTCTCTTGATGCCGCGCATGAGGTCGACCGCCGCACCGTGTTCCTTGGCGAACAGGTCTTTGTGGCCCAGTCCAATGCCGTGTTCGCCGGAGATACTGCCTTCCAGTTGGATCGCTTTCTCGACTATCATGTGGTTGATGTCGCAGGCGGTGGCCCATTCGTCTTCGTCGTCCCTCCGTGCGAGCATAAGCGCGTGCAGCAGGCCGAGACCTACGTGGCCGAACGTGAACATCGTAATTCCGCGTTCATCTCCGAGGCGGTGACAATATTCCACCATCTCGGGCAGTCTCGATATGGGGAAGGCGACGTCGTTGCGGATAACGGTGTACCCGGGCTCAAAGTGCTTGACGGCGTCGGTAACCCAGTGGCGGATCTCCCACGGGCGGTGGTCGCCGGCCAGTTCGAGCTTCTCAGCGCCGAACTCAGAGCAGATTTCTTCGGCCAGGGAGTTGTTCGATTCCAGTGCCGGACGCGGGCCGTGGAACTCCAGGAACAGAGTCGGCACTTCTTCCAGGCCGTAATCTTTCAGGCGGTTGAGGGCTTTCGTAATGCGCCGGTCCAGGAACTCCACGGCGGCCAGGTCCAGTCCGTAGCGATACATCTCCGACACGGCGCGAGCCGCATCCGTCTCGGTCGGGAACTTGAAGGCAGTCTGCAACCGGTCTTCCGGTATACCGGCGAGCCGGATTGTCACGGCGGATATGATCGCCAGGGTTCCCTCGGACCCGGCCACAAGATCGACAAGGCTGTAACCGCTGGACCGCTTGGAGGCACGGTTCCCCAGCTTGAGAACGTCACCCGTCCCGGTGACAACCTCCAGGGCCAGCACGTACTGGCGGGTACCTCCATACTTGACCGAGTAGACGCCGCTGGCGTTGGTGGCGACCATCCCGCCGACCGTGGCGACGTCACCGGAACCTCCCGGGGAGGGTGGGAAGAAAAGTCCCTCGCGCTTGAGGTGCTCGTTAAGATCGTCATAGACGATGCCGGGTTCGACCCGGACCTGGAGATCCTCGGGCCAGAAATCGAGGACCCGGTTCATGCGGCTGAGGTCCAGAACGATACCGTCGGCCAGGGGGATGGTGGAGCCTTCCAGCGCGCTGCCTGCCCCGCGAGTCGTGATCGGCGTGCCGCCGGCGCAGCATAGCTTCACAACCCCGGCGATATCTGCCGTGCTCATGGCCCAGACGACGGCCAGCGGAGTCACGCCGGGCAGCGTGGATTCATCCTCGGCCGCTACGGCAAGCTGGTCGGGCTGCGTGGAAACCTGCTCGGGCGGCAAAATCCGGCAAAGCTCGTCTATGATGCTCATTGGTTATCGACGTCACGCCGAATGCCGGCGGCTACCTCTGGGCCTCCCACATGGGATCCCACGGTGGTATGGGAATCGGCTTTAGCTCCAGCTTCCTCATGTCTTCATCGGTCAGAAGGCCTTTCGGCACGGCAAGCGTGTAGACGTAAGTATCAAACCAGCCGTCGTACATGTACCACATTCCATCATCACCGCGTTCGGTCCCCCAGCTGTTCTGCACGAGCCACTTGACGGGCTCGCCGCTCGCGGAAGTATCAACGCCCATCAGCACCATGGCATGGTTGGGGGTGCTTTCCCGGTACGCGAGCCGTTCGGCCTTGGTCATGGGGAAGTCGATGCCGAACACGCGGTCGTACTCGTAAATGCCGGTCATGAGCAGCGCAGAATCGCTGTAACGCTCCTTGCCGACGTCGCAGGAAAAGTAAATCGCCTGGCTGTCAAGAAGGGCCGCCACGGCGTACTGCTTCAGCTTCTCAATCGGCAGGTTCAAGTGAACCAGGTCCTCGGACTCATATATGTTGCGGCTGTCCTGGAGTTGGTACATGCGGTCAAGAGGCTTGGTCGGATCGTTCATCAGGACCGCGTATTCAGGCAGCTCGGCGCCGATATACTGGTCGCGGAACGACGCCGGCGTGTACGCCGATGTCGCCAGCAGAGTGGTGTCTTTCGTCTCGGCCCGGTAGGTAAACTCGGCCGGAGGCTCGCCGTAGTGGACTGCCAGGAGGGTATATATCTCGCCGAGCATGGCTTCCTTGTGCTTCCTCAGTTCGTCGACGCTCTTGCCGGCCTCGTGCATCTGGCGAAGTTCGGAGGCGCAGCGACGCAGCTTGACACTGGCCAGTTGGTTGATCGTCCCGGTCTTTGACGACTGTATCGTCTCCGGCATGGCCGATTTCGGCACTACGCCGTGCTTCCGGATCAGGGCCGTTACATATTGCCAGTAACCGCCGTCGCCAAACGGAGAGCGCAGGAGAATCACGAGGCGACGATCATCAATTGGCTTGTCACGGTATGTGATCATCTGCTCCAGGAACGTGTTGGCTTTCTCCATCTTGTCCCAGAAGGCCAGGTAGGACTGTGAGAACTCGAAGGAGGAGAGCTCAAGCCTCTTCATCACCGCCGGGGCGAAGACGTTTAATCCCGCGAACAGCCAGCATCGACCGGAACTCTTCTGGTTGGTGATCCCGGCACCCTTGAGTTTAAGGGAGAAGTACGTGTCATGGTGGACGAGTTTTTCGCGATTCAGCGCCAGGGCGGAAACATCGTTGTTGGTGACGGCGTTTACGACGGCCTTGCGGTCAGCCGAGTCCCGAAACTCCGATTGAAGGCGACCGACAAGGTCGTCGGTGAGCTGCCCGTCGCTGCCGGCGGCCGCAAAATCGGCAGTCAGAAGCAGAGTAAGGAAAATGGCCAGGGCTCGCATATGGATATCCTCTCGCTGGTCAGGTCATACGTTCGGTGTGCTGCCGTTCGCTACGATTACGAGGAATCTAATGCATAAACAGGCAAAAGGGAAAGGAATATCGGCAGTGCGCTGCCCGGCCGTCGGGACCACCTTGCTCGCGCCGGGCCGGCAGGGCGCTTACGGTCCAGCGGTCCGCATTTGACAAGAGGCTTGCCTGCCGGGCCGATCGGAGTTAGTTTGGTATGACTCAGTCGCACGATGAGCGGCTCCATTCAGGCGACGCGACCGCTGCACGGTCCCCGGGGTCGATGTGGCGGGGGCGCGAAATCTCACGCGAGGGATGTATGCGAAAGAATGACCTGTCGTTTTTTGAAACGGTGCTGGCCTTTTTTGACAAGGCGGCGAAACTGACCAGGCATCCACCGGGTCTGCTCAACCAGATAAAGTACTGCAACAGCATTTACGAGTTCAAATTCCCGCTCAAGCGCGATGACGGCTCTATCGAGATAATCCAGGCCTTCCGCGTTGAGCACAGCCATCACAAGTTGCCGGTCAAGGGCGGCATCCGGTACAGTGAAATGGTCTCCGAGGACGAGGTCAAGGCGCTGGCGGCTCTCATGACGTTCAAATGCGCCATCGTCGACGTGCCCTTCGGGGGGGCGAAAGGCGGTGTCCGGGTGGAACCGCGCAAGTACACGGAGGCGCAGCTCGAGCGCATAACGCGCAGGTACACCTCGGAGCTGGCCAGGAAAAGTTTCATAGGCCCGGGCGTGGACGTACCGGCCCCGGACTATGGTACGAGCAGCCGGGAAATGGCCTGGATCGTCGACACGTACAGCGCCCTGAATCCGAATCAGATTGATGCCGCAGCCTGCGTGACGGGAAAGCCGATCGCACAGGGGGGGATTCACGGCCGGACCGAGGCCACGGGACGCGGCGTGTTCTACGGCCTGGTGCGGGCTATCTCGTACGCCGAGGACATGAAAAAGATCGGGCTGGCCCCCGGTATAGAGGGCAAGCGAATCGTCGTTCAGGGGCTGGGCAACGTCGGCTATTACACGGCCAGATTCCTGCAGGAAGCCGGAGCGGTGCTGGTGGCCCTGGCCGAGTATGACGGGGCCATTTACAATGACCGCGGCCTTGATGTCGACCAGGTGCAGGCGCATCGCAAGGAGTCCGGTACGATACTCAACTTTCCCGGGGCCACGAACTTTGCCGCCAATTCCGACGCTCTCGAGTACGAGTGCGATATCCTTATCCCCGCCGCCCTCGAGCGCCAGATAACGGTCGAAAACGCTCCCCGGGTCAAAGCCAAAATCGTCGCCGAGGCCGCCAACGGGCCGATCACCGCTGATGCGGAAGAAATCCTCAAAGGGAAAGGCGTGCTGATAGTGCCGGACACCTACCTGAACGCGGGCGGCGTGACGGTTTCGTACTTTGAATGGCTCAAGAACCTCTCTCACGTGCGGTTCGGCCGTTTGAGCAAACGGTACGAAGAAGCCACGCACGCCAAGTTGATAGAAACCGTCGAGACGCTGACGGGCAAGTCGCTCTCTGAAGATCAGCGTCGGGTGGCCGTTCACGGCGCGGACGAGATCGACCTGGTCAACTCCGGACTGGAAGAGACCATGTTCAATGCCTACGATGAGATGCGGGAGATCTGTCTGCAGACCGAGGGTTGCTCCGATCTGCGGACGGCGGCATTCCTCACCGCTATTAACAAAGTCGCTGTTTCATACATGCAACTGGGGATTTTCCCGTAACGCCCGGATGCGGCCGGAAGCACCGGTGACGTGCCGCCGGTGAATCACTTCAGGAGCGGGTGTGAGTTTTCGTTTTTGCCGGTCGCTTTCGCCACGCGGATATCGTGAGCCAGCGTAATCGACGGTCTGGATTCCTCCAGGCCGAACCCCCGGCCCGCCAGAATCTCCCGGTACGCCACCGTGTGCAGGTCGGTAAAGCCTGCCGAGAACTCGATTTCCTCCCCGCCGATCGTGATTGATCGGTAGGTCGTCTGTCCCGAATCGGACGCGCCCCGGGGAAGGTCAGCGCGGTCGATGGAAAGGTACCACCGTACGTTCGCCTTCTGTAGTTCCAGGAAGCCGGCCGTTTTCGTCGGTTCGCTGTGGTGAACCTCGCTGTGCTGTACCGGGCCGAACAACCATATGAGCAGGTCAAAGAAGTGGATGCCGATATTCGTAGCCAGGCCTCCCGACCGGTCCGGCTGGCCCTTCCAAGAGATCAGGTACCACGGCCCGCGCGCCGTAATGTACGTGAGAACCACCTCGTACTTCCGGTTCGCCTTTTCCCGGGCGATTTTGTCTCTCAGGGCGATCAGCGAGGGATGCACGCGCAACTGCAGGATAGTACTGACGTGACGACCGGACTCCTGCTCCAGTTGCCTGAGCGGATCAATGTTCCAGGGGTTGAGAACGAGCGGTTTTTCGCATATCGCGTCGGCACCGATCCGCAGGGCAAACCGCACGTGCGCGTCATGCAGGTAATTCGGCGAACAAATGGACACGTAATGGACCCGTTTATCTTCCGACTGCCGCCGCAGCTTATCCAGGTGGCGGTCGAATCGCTCAAACTCAGTGAAAAACTTGACGTCCGTAAAATGACGGTCAAGTATCCCGACCGAATCACTGGGATCCACGGCCGCCACCAGGCGGTTCCCGGTTTCCTTAATCGCTCTGAGGTGGCGTGACGCAACGTAGCCGGCCACGCCGGTTATGGCAAAGTTCTTCGACATCGGTTCTCCCGCGATGATGTGTTTTTCGCCGAGTCCGGATCGTGGCGCTTCGCGCTCTCAGCCCGTAACCCCGTTGAAAACGCCAGCAAGAAAGTAGCTCCGACCGGGAATGCCAAGTTTTTTTTGACCGTCGGTTCCATGACGGCGGCCGGTGCTCACAGGAGGCGGCAAACGGGGACGGCCGGCCCCGACCGGCCGAAGCGCCAAAAAGCGTTTGACCGGGGTACCGGCAGATGATATTATGTCGCACGAACGGTCCGCAAACAGATTATTACCGAGGCATACATGAGAGAACTGGTTGTACGGCTTCTACCCGAGGTTAACGAGATTTCCGCGCCGGACCTCCGGGAGAACGTAATCGCCTGCTGGGAAGAGGCGATAGCCTTTCGCGGGTGGACGGAGCGCTTGCTGCGAGGCATTCCCTTTACGCTCCTGGCTGAGGACGTCAAGATTACGTTCATTGATCACGTGCGGGCGGTCTGCCGCATGTGCATTGCCGTCAACGACGTGCTCGACGACGTTCACGGCGACGGCAAGACGCCCGTCAACCGCGACTACCTGGTGGCCGGAGCGCTGCTGGCCGACGTCGGCAAGCTGCTCGAGTATGAAATCGTCGACGGTAAACCCGTCAAGTCCGACTACGGCAAGCATATCAGGCACCCGTTCAGCGGTGTCGGCCTGGCGTTCAAGCACGGGCTGCCGTCGGAAGTGATGCATGTCATCGCCACTCACTCCAAGGAGGGGGTGGGGGAAAAGCGAAGCCCGGAGAGCATCATTTTCCATCACGCCGACTTCATCGATTTCGAGCTGGTGAAATAATCATGGCACAGACGTTGGTGGAGAAGATCGCCCAGCGGTTCGCGCTGGGGCTGGAACCGGGGCGGAGTATGCGAAGCGGCGACTACCTGTCGATCCAGCCGGCGCACGTGATGACCCATGACAACACGGGCGCCGTCATTCCCAAGTTCAAAGCGATAGGCGCCCGCAAAATTGCCGACCCGCGCCAGGTGGTCTTCGCCCTTGACCACAACGTGCAGGACACCAGCGAGAAGAATCTCGCGAAATACTCCGCCATCGAGGCCTTCGCCCGGGAAATGGGTGTCGACTTCTACCCGGCCGGGCGCGGGATCGGGCATCAGATCATGTGCGAGGAAGGCTACGCCTGGCCCGGCACGATGGTCGTGGCTTCGGACAGCCACTCCAACATGTACGGCGGGCTCGGTTGTCTGGGAACGCCGATCGTGCGCACCGATGCCGCCGCCATCTGGGCGACCGGCCGGACCTGGTGGCAGGTGCCGCCGGTAGCGCGGGTCGAACTGACAGGGTCACTGGCCCCGGGAGCCTCGGGCAAAGACGTCATCATCACCCTGTGCGGCTTTTTCAATCATGACGAAGTCCTTAACCACGCCGTAGAGTTTGTGGGTGACGGTATCGCGGCGCTTTCAATCGATGATCGACTGACCATTGCCAACATGACCACGGAGTGGGGGGCGCTGGCCGGGGTTTTTCCCGTTGACGACGCAACCATCGACTGGCTGCGCGACCGCGCCGAGTTTGTCAAACGGCGGGGCACGGCCGGCGTTCCGTCGGATGCGGACGGGCACGGCGGCCATCCACGGCTCACCCGGGAGAAGGTCGACCGGCTGGATGCTGGGCGCTTAAGTGTCGATAAAGAAGCAGTTTACGCCAAACATCTAACCCTTGACTTGAGCACGGTCTCGCCGCACGTCTCGGGGCCGGACACGGTCAAAGACATGGCGCCTGTGGCTGAGTTGAGCCGGCGCGGGGTTCGGATCGACAAGGCGTATCTGGTCTCCTGTGTCAATAGTCGAGTTGGGGACATAGCCGCCGCGGCCAGAACGATCAAGGGTAAGAAGGTTGCGGATCACGTCAAATTCTACGTAGCGGCGGCTTCGAGCGAAGTACAGGCCGAGAGCGAAAGGCGGGGCGACTGGCAAACCCTGCTGGAGGCCGGGGCGATCCCGCTTCCGCCGGGATGCGGCCCCTGCATCGGGCTCGGCGCGGGGCTGCTGGAGGACGGTGAAGTCGGGATTTCGGCGACCAACCGGAATTTCAAGGGCCGGATGGGGTCTCGGGAAGCGCAGGCATACCTGGCGTCGCCGGAGGTTGTGGCGGCGTCGGCCGTAGCCGGCAGGATCGATCTGCCGGGTCCGGCGCAGCCCGGGAAGGTCGCGGGACGGGTCGAAGTCAGGCGGCAGGGCGCCGAGGTCACCGAAAAAGTGCCCATTATAGAAGGTTTTCCGGAACGGCTCAGCGGAGAGATCATCTACTGCCATCAGGACAACCTTAACACCGACGGTATCTTTCCGGGGAAGTACACGTACCTTGACGACTTCACCGCCGCCCAGCAGGCCGAGGTGGTCATGGAGAACTATGACCCTGAGTTCTCCGACCTGGTTCAAAGCGGTGATATCCTGTTGGGTGGCTTCAACTTCGGCACCGGGAGTTCGCGCGAACAGGCGGCGACCGCACTCAAACACCGGGGGATTCGACTCGTGCTCGCCGGATCGTTCAGTGAAACGTACAAGCGAAACGCCCTTAACAACGGCTTCCTGACTATCGAAGCCCCGGAACTGGCGCGTGATCTCGGTCAGCGGTTTGGGACCGACAGACTGACCGTAAGAACATCAATAAAGGCAACCGTTGATTTCGTTAATTCGCGAGTAGAGGCCGACGGGAAATCATACGGTGTCAGCCCGGTCGGTGCAGCCGCCCAGGAACTGATTGTATGCGACGGGCTGGAAAACTGGGTGAAGAAACAACTGGAGACTTAGCGCCTGCTGCAGGGACGGAGGATCGATGCACAAGACAATATCTCGAGCGATATCCGAATTCGCCGTCAACCTTCGCTACGACGATCTGCCCCGGGACGTCGTAGGCGAGGTCAAGCGGTATCTCTACGATTCAATCGGCTGCGCGCTCGGCGGATATCATACCAGAGACGTCGGGATCGTTCGTGGCATCTACGAGAAGATGGCCGGGAGGCCTGAGGCTACGGTGATAGGCTTCGGCGAGAGAATACCGGCCGTCAACGCGGCCCTGGTCAACTCCCTGATGGTCCGTGCGCTGGATTTCAACGACATTTACTGGAAAGAGGACCCGTCACATCCATCCGACCTGATACCGGCGGCTCTGGCTGCGGGGGAACGCGTGGATGCCTCCATGAAGGATGTCATTACGGCGATTGTGCTGGCCTACGAGTTCGAGATGCGGCTCTGTGAGTTCGCGGTACCCGGCGTGCGCGAACGCAAATGGCACCATGCCACGCTCACCCAGTTTGTTTCGCCCGTGGTGGCCGGGAAGCTCCTGGGGCTGACCGTCGACCAGATGGTCAACGCCATCGGGATCAGCGCCTGCCACAACCATACGATCGGATGTCCGACCGCCGGCAAGCTCACGATGATGAAGAATACGGTGGACCCGATGGCCGTCCAGGCGGGTGTTCTCGCTGCTCTGATGGCGCAGAACGGCTATTCCGGCACGGAGGCCGTCTTTGAGGGCAAGGAGGGGCTGATGGACGTTTACGGGCCGGCCTGGGACGAGGACAAGCTGACCGGCAGGCTCGGTGATTCGTTCAAGATCCTTGAATGCAGCATGAAGGCGTTTCCGACCGAGGCGCTGACTCACACGCACCTGAGCTGCACGTTGAAGGTTATCAGGGACAATGACATTGACCACGACCAGGTTGAATCGGTGACCGTCACGACCATCGCGCGGGCATGCGATATCCTCTTTGACCCGCACAAGTATCGCCCCGAATCCCGGGAGACGGCCGACCATTCGTTGCCGTATTGTGTTGCAGCCGCAATTGTCGACAGGCAAATTACCACGCAGACTTTTTCCGATGAGAAGCTGAAAGACCCCCGCATCTGGGAAGTGATCGACCGTATCAAGGGAGAGGCGTCCGAAGAGTTTGAGCGAATGTTCCCGGCCAGGCAGCCGTCCCGGGTGACCATCCGCACCAAAGACGGTAAGGAATACAGTGCGTACCTGGAGAACCCGAAGGGCCACCCGACGGAGCCGATGACCAGGGAAGACCTGCGGGCGAAGTTCAACGCCCTGTCCGGCGCGCTGATGGATGCGGCCAGGCAGGCCGACATGGAGGAAATGATCTTCGCGTGCGAAAAGGAGAGCGCCCGCGATTTCATGGCGGAACTGGTTGTCAAATCCACGGCATGACGTGCCGATGAATCGTTGACGAAAGAGAAATCAGGTTGGCATCAAATGGCAAAGCGTTCACAAAAAAAAGTGAAGCCGCGAGTTCTCAAGGGGTTCAGGGATTACCCTCCCGCCGAACAGATCGCGAGGGAGAAGATGCTCTCATCCGTGCGCGAGGCGGTGGAGCTGATGGGCTTTCTGCCGTTGCAGACAGCCAGCCTCGAGTACGCTGAAACCCTGCTGGGACCGCACTACAGCAAGGAATCGCTGGCCGAACTGTTCGGCTTTCGCGGACCGGATGACGTTGATATGGCGCTGCGTTATGAGTTTACCCTGTCGCTGGCCCGTTACGTGGCCGAGCATTCGGAGCTCCCGCTGCCTTTCCGACGCTACCAGTACGGCAATATCTGGCGCGTGGACAAGCCCGGCCCGGGGCGCTTCCGCGAGTTCATGCAGTTTGACATCGATATCGTCGGCACGCAAAATCTGCTGGCCGACGCTGAAATCATCGCCGCCATGGTGACGATCTTCGACCATCTCGGTATCGAGGATTTCGAGGTTCGTTATTCCAATCGCAAGATTCTAAACGGACTGATTGAGTGGGCGGGTATTCTCCCTGAAAGGGGATCGGACGTTCTGCGCGTCCTGGACAAGTATCGGAAGCAGGGAGAGCAGGCCGTCATACTGGAACTGGGTAGCGGAAGAAAGGATGATTCCGGAGCCGAGATCCCCGGCCTCAGTCTTCCGGCGGACCAGATAGACCACATAAGGGATTTCCTGCACGAGGCGATCAAGCGGGACACCAAAGATCCGTTGTCATGGGTCAGGGGCAATCTCAGCGGGTTCCGGCAGGCGGAGGAGGGGATGAGCGAGCTGGAGGCGGTCCGGGATCACCTTAAGGCCATGGGGATTGATCGGAGCAAAGCGGCCGTCGACCTGTTGATCGTTCGCGGGCTGGCGTACTACACCGGGCCGGTGTTCGAGACATATCTGACAAAACTGTGGGATTACGGCTCGGTCTTCTCAGGGGGGCGGTACGATAACCTCGTAGACCGCTTCCTGGGCCGTTCCGTTCCGGCGGTCGGCTCATCCATCGGGATAGACCGTCTGCTCGCCGCGTTGATCGAGCTTAAAGCCTTCAAATACGAACGGGCGACCTCGCAGGTGCTGGTCACCGTGATGGACCGGCATCGCCTGCCTGAGTACCTGAAGATGCTTCGTGAACTGCGTGACGCCGGTATCCGGTCCGAGATATTCGCCGGAGACACCAAGAACCTTACGCGTCAGGTGCGCTACGGTGACAGAGTGGGGATACCGTTTGCCTTGATTGCCGGTTCAAACGAGTTTGAGTCAAACAAGGTCACCGTAAAGGACCTGGCCTCCGGTGCGGACCAGGCCGGGAAAACCGCTGACCGAGAGAAGTGGCTCAAGGCCGAGGGATTCCAGGAAACCATTCCGCGTGACACGCTGGTATCGTACCTGAAGAAGCGATTGAGGGAAAGCTGACTCGCGTGCCGGTCGCGCGGCGTTCCGCTCGCGGCCGTGCCGTCGTGATTTACTGCCATGACTTCCCGGAAAACACCTTCGATGTGCGACGTCTACGCGCATGAATACGATCTTATGACCAACGCGGCGGCGCGGGAGAGTTACCATGCGCGCGAAGTAGCCGCCCTGGCCGAAGCATTCAAGCCGACCTCGGTGCTGGACGCCGGGTGTGCCACCGGCCTGACGGCGATGCTGTTTGCCCGGCTGGGCGTTGCCGCCACCGGGCTGGACAGGTCGCGGAAAATGATCAGCCTGGCCAGGGGGAAGTACGGTGCGTCGGGCCGGTCGCCTGTTTTTCGCGTCGGACAGTTTGAATCACTGCCCGGGCTGCTTCACGGGCGGTTTGACCTGGTGGTATGCCTGGCCAACGCCATATCCGGAGTCGGGTCGGTCGCCAACCTTCGGAAAAGCCTCAGGAACTTTTGCAGGGTTCTCAAGCCCGGAGGCGCCCTGGTGTTGCAGATGCTCAACTATGCCGCGCTCAAAGAGGGTGAGGTCATGCCCGTTCGCGCCACCAGGAGCGACGGCATCATATGGGTGCGGTATTCGATCCGGCGCGGGCGAAAACTGGCCCTTCACGCGGTACGGCTGGACATCGATGAAAGTCCGCCCCTGTTGGAACCGTTTTACCACGAACTTGACAATTTCACCGTTGAGCGGGTTACCCAGGCAATGCGCTCAGCGGGTTTTCGGCAACTGCACCGGTACGCTGATCTCCTGTTAAGCAAGAGGTTCACCAAGTCGGCCCGTGATCTTGTTATAGTCACGCGCAGGCCGGCCGGGCGCCAAACAGTTTGACATGTCGCGCAGGACACCTATCTTCTTAACCCGGTTATGAACAGAATTCTCCTTACCTGTTTGGCGGTGTTCCTGCTGGCGTCGGCCGTCGCGGCTGAGACTGACCGCAGTGTGGAGGCGGCCCGGTCCGTACAGGCATATCGGCCGGTCGGCGACCGGCGGGTCTGGAGTTTCTTCTCTCGTGACTCGACCTTCGGACGGCTCGTGTCGACCGTTTCCCGCACGGCCTCGCAGGACGGCCGTCCCGGGCTGGTCCTCACCGAGGAACTAACCATCGACTATACGATGATCGGCGGCGAGCAGGTTATCCGGCAAAGTCGTGAACACTACGTGGACCTGACCGGTGGCTACCTGGGTGACCGCATGACGTTGATCACGGGCGAACAGTCCGAGGATTTCCGGCTTTCGCGGCAGGGCGGCCGGGTGAACGGGTATTTCACACGCGCCGGTCGGGAGGTCCCGCAGTCGCTGGAGGTGGACACGGGCATGTCGGGTTGGGACAACAACTACGTCGATCAACTCGAGCTCATACTCGCCATGCGTGACCTGCGCGT harbors:
- the hisS gene encoding histidine--tRNA ligase — encoded protein: MAKRSQKKVKPRVLKGFRDYPPAEQIAREKMLSSVREAVELMGFLPLQTASLEYAETLLGPHYSKESLAELFGFRGPDDVDMALRYEFTLSLARYVAEHSELPLPFRRYQYGNIWRVDKPGPGRFREFMQFDIDIVGTQNLLADAEIIAAMVTIFDHLGIEDFEVRYSNRKILNGLIEWAGILPERGSDVLRVLDKYRKQGEQAVILELGSGRKDDSGAEIPGLSLPADQIDHIRDFLHEAIKRDTKDPLSWVRGNLSGFRQAEEGMSELEAVRDHLKAMGIDRSKAAVDLLIVRGLAYYTGPVFETYLTKLWDYGSVFSGGRYDNLVDRFLGRSVPAVGSSIGIDRLLAALIELKAFKYERATSQVLVTVMDRHRLPEYLKMLRELRDAGIRSEIFAGDTKNLTRQVRYGDRVGIPFALIAGSNEFESNKVTVKDLASGADQAGKTADREKWLKAEGFQETIPRDTLVSYLKKRLRES
- a CDS encoding class I SAM-dependent methyltransferase, producing the protein MCDVYAHEYDLMTNAAARESYHAREVAALAEAFKPTSVLDAGCATGLTAMLFARLGVAATGLDRSRKMISLARGKYGASGRSPVFRVGQFESLPGLLHGRFDLVVCLANAISGVGSVANLRKSLRNFCRVLKPGGALVLQMLNYAALKEGEVMPVRATRSDGIIWVRYSIRRGRKLALHAVRLDIDESPPLLEPFYHELDNFTVERVTQAMRSAGFRQLHRYADLLLSKRFTKSARDLVIVTRRPAGRQTV